Part of the Pseudomonas sp. ADAK13 genome is shown below.
AACCTGTTGGCCGCGGCCCAGGAAATCGAAAAGCTCAAGCTGATGGCCGAAGGCGGCCAGATCACCGTCGAAACCGTACAAGGCGCGGTGGCTGACAGCGCACGCTTTGACGTGTTTGGCCTGGTGGACGCGATCCTGAACGGCGAACCCGCTCACGCCCTGCGCATGCTCGAAGGGTTGCGCGGTGAAGGCGTCGAGCCACCGGTGATTCTCTGGGCCCTGGCGCGCGAACTACGCCTGCTGGCCAATATTGCCCTGCAATACAGCCAGGGCATCCCGCTGGACAAGGCCTTCAGCCAGGCGCGACCACCAGTGTGGGACAAGCGCAAACCGCTGATCAGCAAAGCCCTGCAACGACACTCGGCGCAACGCTGGGCGCAATTGCTGCTGGAAGCCCAGCGCATTGACGCGCAGATCAAAGGCCAGGCCGCCGGATCACCATGGATGAGCTTGAGTCGTTTGTCACTTTTGATGTCAGGACAGCGCCTGGCGTTGCCTGCTGAATAGTCCTACGCGTCGTTGGGCTGGACAGAACCCAAACTTCGGCCGATGATTCGCACCGCATCATCAACCCGCCAGAGAGTACCCATCATGAGCAAAAAGCCATCCAAGCATGGCCCCAACAAGGCCAAATCCATCATCGCCCAGCCGTTGTTCCGCAGTCGCCAGGAACGCGCCGGCAAGGGCAAAGGCAGCTACCGCCGCGAAGCCTTCCAGTCTAATAGCTGGGAGGCTTCTTACTTTCTGGCTGCCTGAAGGCAAGCGCCCCTCTGGCATGATAAGGTCTGTACCTGATTCGTATTCCCTGGACCTGTGCATGCCCTCTAGTCTTTCCCGTCGTTGGCACCTTCGCCAACTGATCGCTGCCTCCAGCCTCATTCTGTTAGTCGCCTGCGCAGAAAAACCTACCGCCGCCGATGCCCAACCCCTGCCCCCGCTCCAGACTGCACCGGTAGCTGCGCCTGCCGTCGTTGCGCCATTGGCGGTGGACAATCTTGATATCCAGCCAACCCAGACCTTTGCCGAGTGGCAGGCGGGCTTTCGTGTGGAAGCCTTGAAGGCCGGTATCACGCCACAGGTGTTCGACACTGCGTTTGCCAATGTCGTACCCGACATGGCGGTGATCCGCGCCGACCGCAGCCAGCCTGAGTTCTCCCGCCCGGTCTGGGAATACCTCGACGGCGCCCTGTCGCCGCTGCGCGTGCGCAATGGCCAGGCGCTGCTGGTGAAATACGCCGACATTTTGCAACGCATTGAGGACCGTTATGGCGTCGACCGCCAGGCACTGGTCTCGGTGTGGGGCATGGAGAGTAACTTCGGCCAGTTTCAGGGCAACAACTCGGTGATCCGCTCACTGGCGACCCTGGCCTATGAGGGCCGTCGCCCGGCGTTCGCTCAAGCGCAACTGCTGGCGGCGCTGCAAATCATCCAGCACGGTGATATCGCCGCCGACCAGATGAAAGGCTCCTGGGCCGGGGCCATGGGCCAGACCCAGTTCATCCCGACCACCTATAACACCCACGCGGTGGACTTCGACGGTGACGGTCGCCGCGATATCTGGAACAGCCCGGCCGATGCCCTCGCCTCCACCGCGCACTACCTGCAAAGCTCCGGCTGGCAGAAAGGCCAGCCGTGGGGCTTTGAGGTGCAGCAACTGCCGTTGAATTTTGATTACGCACTGGCCGATGGCAGCGTGCGCAAAACCGTTGGCGAGTGGTTGAAACTGGGGATCCAGGTGCCACCTGGCGCCAGCGTCCCGGCCAATGTGGACCAGCTTTCCGCAGCCCTGCTGCTGCCGGCCGGCTATCGTGGCCCGGCGTTCCTGGTGCTGGATAACTTCCGCGCGATCCTCAAGTACAACAACTCGTCGTCCTACGCACTGGCGGTGGGCTTGTTGTCGGAAAGGTTCGGGGGCGGAGGCATGATTCGTGGGAGCTGGCCGAAAGACGAGCTGCCATTGACGCGTTCACAGCGGATTGACTTGCAGACGGTGCTCAGCGCCAATGGTTACGACGCGGGCAACCCGGACGGCATCATCGGCGCCAATACCCGCAAGGCGATTCGTGCTGCGCAGCAGTCCCTGGGCTGGCCGGCGGATGGTTATCCGACGGTGAAGTTGCTGGAGTCGTTGCAGAGCCGCTAGATTACTGTGCGGCCGCTACCGCCATCGCAGGCAAGCCAGCTCCCACCTTGAGCGCGTATATCACTAACAACGCGATCGAAGGTGGGAGCTGGCTTGCCTGCGATGAGGCCTTCAGAAGCAACAGAAGTTTCAGGCCTTAAAGACCACATCCTGCTCCAACACCAACCGCTTCTCCCCCGCATCCAGCCGCACCCTCGCGCCCATCGGCAACGTGAGGTTCGGGTTGCAATGCCCGCTGCGCCAGCCGGCCAGCACAGGAATGCACAGTGGCTCGAAGGTCTCCTTAAGCAGTCGTTCAAGTGCAGCACTATCAACGCCCGCCACATCCCCCACCACCACACCCGCTACCTGAGCCAGCTTGCCCGCGAGGCGCAAATGGGTGAGCAACCGGTCGATTCGGTACAGCGGCTCGTTGATGTCTTCGATAAACAGAATGATGCCCTCGGCATCAATCTCGAACGCCGTGCCCATCACCGCTGCGATCATCGACAGATTGCCGCCCAGCAGCCGCCCGCAGGCGATGCCTGGCTCGACGGTGGTCAATGGATAGGCCACCGGGTGGGTCAGCTGGCTGCCCGCCTTCACCTGGCCACGCAGCATGCTGAACAGTGAAGATTCGGTCGGCTGTTGCTTTTCACCCAACAGGTCGGCTTTGAACATCGGCCCGTGAAAGGTGACGAAACCGGCATAACGATTGATCGCCAGGTGCAACGCGGTGATATCGCTGTAGCCTACAAACGGCTTGGGGTTGGCCCGCAGCAGGTCAAAGTCCAGGCGGTCCAGCAGGCGCGGCGTGCCGTAGCCACCCCGCAGGCAAAAAATCGCATCGATGGCCGGGTCGGCGAATGCGGCGTGCAGGTCATTCAGGCGTACGTCATCACTGCCGGCCAGGTAGCCATCACGCTGCCCCACACCCGGGAAAACCAGCAGTGTGTAGCCCCGGGCACGCATCCATTGCGTGGCCTTGTCGATATCCAGCTCGGCCGGCCCGGCAGGGGCAATCAGCCCGATCACGCCTTCGGCGCGCAGCGCAGGTACCGCACAAGTGGTCAATTGAGTCGTCATCCATGGTTCTCCTCGTGTGGATTGCCCAAGGCACTCTAAACAGCAATGGTTGCAAACAGAAGAGGAGGAATCAGCCGCTGGATGCGGAAAAAGAGGGTGTAGCAGTGGGAGCGGGAAACCCCGCCCCCACAGTCGGTATCAGGACACCAGACTGGCCTTGACCAGTTTCGCCTGCTCGTCGGCGTGGTACGAGGAACGTACCAGCGGGCCGGAAGCGACGTTCTTGAAGCCCATCTTGTAGCCTTCTTCGGCAAACCAGGCGAACACGTCCGGGTGCACGAAGCGCTGTACCGGCAAGTGGCTGCGGGACGGCTGCAGGTACTGGCCGAGGGTCAGCATGTCGATGTCGTGTTCACGCATGCGCTTCATGACTTCGATGACTTCTTCGTCGGTTTCGCCCAGGCCCAGCATCAGGCCGGATTTGGTCGGAATGTGCGGCATCATCTGCTTGAATTTCTGCAGCAGGGTCAGCGACCACTGGTAGTCCGAACCCGGACGCGCGGCCTTGTACAGGCGCGGTACGGTTTCCAGGTTGTGGTTGAACACATCCGGCGGCTCGGCAGCGGTGATTTCCAGTGCTACGTCCATGCGGCCACGGTAGTCCGGGACCAGGGTTTCGAGCATCACGTTAGGCGACAGCTTGCGGATCTCGCGGATGCAATCGGCAAAGTGCTGGGCACCGCCGTCGCGCAGGTCGTCTCGGTCAACCGAGGTGATCACCACGTACTTGAGTTTCAGGTCGGCGATGGCAATGGCCAGGCTTTCCGGCTCGTTGACGTCCAGTGGCTTCGGCCGGCCGTGGCCAACGTCGCAGAACGGGCAACGACGGGTGCAGATGTCACCCATGATCATGAAGGTGGCGGTGCCACCGGAGAAGCACTCGCCCAGGTTCGGGCAGGACGCTTCCTCGCACACGCTGTGCAGTTTGTGTTTGCGCAGCAGGGACTTGATGCGGTCGACTTCCGGCGAAACCGGGATGCGCACGCGAATCCAGTCAGGTTTCTTCGGCAGTTCGGTGGTCGGAATGATCTTCACCGGGATGCGTGCAACCTTCTCGGCGCCGCGCAGCTTGACGCCGGCTTCCACCTTGGCACGCGGGGCCGGACGCTCGGTGATATCCAGCGTCGGGATCATGGTTTGCACTGCATCAGTAGTCATAATCAGTCGATTCCGCCCGTTAGGGTCGTCTGCTCAGCATAGTCGAGGTGTTTGACGAGCTGCGCGCGCAGCCGGGCACTTACCTCGGCAAATTCTAGTGGTGTTGCGTGATCGCTCAACTGGGTCATCGCCAAACCGGCATAGCCACAGGGATTGATCCGTCGAAACGGCGCCAGGTCCATGTCCACGTTCAGGGCCAGGCCATGAAAGGAACAACCGTGGCGAATCCGCAGGCCCAGGGAGGCGATTTTCGCGCCATCTACGTATACCCCCGGTGCATCCGGCTTGGCGGCTGCGGTCACGCCGTAGCTGCCCAGCAGCTCGATCAGGCATGACTCCATGCGACTGACCAGCTCACGCACGCCAAAACCCAGCCTGCGCACGTCCAGCAACAGATAAGCCACCAATTGGCCTGGGCCATGGTAAGTCACCTGCCCGCCGCGGTCGACCTGCACCACCGGGATTTCTCCCGGCAGCAGCAAATGCTCGGCCTTGCCGGCCTGGCCCTGGGTGAACACCGGCGGGTGTTCCACCAGCCAGATCTCGTCCGGGGCTTCGGTGCCACGCTCGTTGGTGAACCGCTGCATGGCGTGCCACACCGGTTCGTATGCCATTTGGCCGAGCTCGCGAAAGCCCAGGGTCTGTGACATCACAACACCATGTGCACGAAGCCGGTAGCCCGCAGTTCGCTATTGATGTTGTAGAGCTGGTCCTGGTCAGTCGCCACGATGTGCAACTGAATAGTGGTGTACTTGCCGTTGGTGCTTTGACGCTCATCCACACGGTCATGGTTGATCGTTGCGTGTTTCTTGACGATCTCGATGATCTTGTCTTTGTTGCCCACACCCGTATCGCTGATCACCTTGACGGGATAGTCCACGTTCGGGAATTCGATCTTTGGCGCCTTTACTTCGGTATCGGTCATGGCGTAACGGCCTCGTAAGCGTAAGCCGTGGCGACGGGCATAACCCCGCGCCGGATCAGCGCGAGGTCATGCAGGTGCACACTATCAGTTGAACAAGCTGTAGAAGAATAGACGGATGCTATCCCACACGCGTCGGAAGATACCACCTTCGTCGACGGCGTCCAGAGCGATCAGGTCGGCGCTGTGGATCACTTTGTCGTCCAGTTTCACTTCGACCTTACCGATGACATCGCCCTTGGCGATCGGTGCGACCAATTGCGGGTTCATGGTCATGCTGGCAGCGAGCTTCTTGAGCTGGCCTTTTGGCATGGTCAGGGTCAGGTCTTCAGCCAGGCCGGCCTTGACTTGATGAGTCGCGCCTTTCCACACAGGGGCTTGAGCCAGCTCGGTGCCTTTCTGGTAGAAGGTCTGGGTTTCGAAGAAACGGAAGCCATAGGTCAGCAGCTTCTGCGTCTCGGCCGCACGGGCCTGCTCGCTGTTGGTACCGAACACCACGGCAATCAGACGCTGGCCGTCACGGACAGCAGACGACACCATGCAGTAGCCGGCTTCTTCGGTGTGGCCGGTTTTCAGACCATCGACGGTCTTGTCACGCCACAGCAACAGGTTGCGGTTAGGCTGCTTGATGTTGTTCCAGAAGAACTCTTTCTGGGAGTAGATTGCGTAGTGCACTGGGTCGACACGAATGATCGCGCGGGCCAGGATCGCCATGTCGTGAGCCGACGAGTAGTGCTCCGGGTTCGGCAGGCCGGTCGGGTTCATGAAGTGGCTGTTGGTCATGCCCAGGTCGGCCACGGTTTTGTTCATCATGTCGGCGAACGCGTCTTCGCTGCCGGCGATGTGCTCGGACAGCGCCACGCTGGCGTCGTTGCCGGACTGGATGATGATGCCGTGCAGCAGGTCGCTGACCGTTACCTGCGAGCCGACCTTGATGAACATCCGGGAACCGCCGGTACGCCAGGCGTTTTCGCTGACGGTGACCGGATCGTTTTCACCGATCTGGCCGCGACGGATTTCCAGGGTCGCGATGTAGGCAGTCATCAGCTTGGTGAGGCTGGCTGGGGGCAGGCGCTGGTCACCGTTGTTCTCCACCAGCACGTTACCGCTGGCGGCATCCATGAGCACCCAGGCCTTGGCGGCCAGTTGCGGTGAAGCCGGCACCATTTCCACCGCCCAGGCGGCAGGGGTGATGATCAGCGAAAGAAGCAGGCACGTGCGTTTGGCTAAGGTGGTGATGTTCATCCGTCTCTCGAAATTGCTTATGGAAACTTGCCCTCGCGGGCAAAACTATTCAGACAGCCCGTCGCCAGACTGTCGCGTGTTCGGTTGTACGCCCACCCCTTGCCCCTGGGTTTTTTATTGTTCAACGAGCCAACAACCAGGGCTCAAACCCGCATGCGAGCCTGAGCCATCAATCCTTTGTCTTGCTTATTCGGCGGTGACCACGCTGGGTTGCCCCAGGTTGGCCATGCGCACACTGTTCTGTACTTGCGCCACTTCACTCGGCGAACCGATCGGGCCCATGCGCACACGGTGCAGGGTCTGCTGGTTACGCACAATAGAGCTGATAAAGACCGGCGCGCTGACCATCCCGCTGAGCTTGGACCTTAACAGTTCTGCCGCGTCCGGGTTGGCGAAAGCGCCGACTTGCAGGTACTGCCCGCCCACGGTAGAAGCCCCCGGTGCGGCATGCGGTACCACGACAGTGTCGGGAGCATGCTGCGCCGGTGGCGGTGTCCACTGCTCGATCTTGCCGGCGGATGCGGTCACTTGCGGTTGTGGGCTCTGCGGCTCATTGAGCATCAACGGCGCCGGCTTGCCACGCTGGGCCCAGTACTGGGCCGGGTCGATACCTTCCACCTTCACCCGCGCCGTACCGATCTCGGCGTACCCGAGTTTCTTCGCGGCGGCGTAGGACAAGTCGATGATCCGGTCCGAATAGAACGGCCCACGGTCATTGACCCGCAGGATCACCGTGCGGTTGTTGTCCAGGTTGGTCACGCGTACGTAGCTGGGCAGCGGCAGGGTCTTGTGCGCCGCGCTCATGCCGTACAGGTCATACACTTCGCCGTTGGCGGTGTTCTGGCCATGGAACTTGGTCCCGTACCAGGACGCCGTGCCCGATTGCACGTAGGTCTTGGAGTCTTGCAGCGGGAAGTAGTTTTTGCCCAGCACGGTATAGGGGTTGGCCTTGTAAGGGCCGGTGTGCAGGGTCGGCGTGGCGTCCGGGATTTTCGAAACATCCACATCCCACCACGGCGCGCCGTCTTTGTGGGCGCGGTTGATGTCCAGCCCCGGCTGGGAGCGGATGGCGGTGCCACCGGATTTTTGCACCGGTGCACGACTGGTGGAGCAACTGACCACCAACAACGACAATGCGGCGTATGCCACCAGCTTCAGGGGTTTGTACATCGGTGATACCGGCATTACTTGACGCCCCGTGCTTGGACCAGCATGTCTGACAGCTGATGCACGGCCATGGCGTACATCACACTGCGGTTATAACGCGTGATTGCGTAGAAATTCTTCAGGCCCATCCAATATTCCGGGCCGTTCTCGCCTTCGAGGCGGAACGCCGTCACCGGCATATCATCGCGTGGCGCATTCTGACTCGACCACCCCAGCGCCCGCAACTCCCCGACCGTCCTGGCCGGCTCGATACCCTGGGTCAGGCCTTCGTCGGCGCGGTCACCCGTCACCTCGGCGCGGATCACCACCGGCTCGCCGGCTACCCAACCATGACGCTTGAAGTAGCTGGCAACACTGCCGATGGCGTCATCGGGGTTGCTCCAGATATTGATATGGCCGTCACCGTCGAAGTCCACGGCGTACGCGCGAAAGCTGCTCGGCATGAACTGCGGCAAACCCATCGCCCCGGCATAGGAGCCCTTGAGGGTCAGCGGGTCGACCTGTTCTTCACGGGCCAGCAACAGGAACTCGCGCAGCTCCTTGCGGAAGAATTCGGCGCGCGGCGGGTAATCGAAGCCCAGGGTCGACAGCGCGTCGATCACCCGGTAGCTGCCGGTGTTGCGGCCGTAGAAGGTTTCGATGCCGATGATTGCCACGATCACTTGAGCCGGTACGCCGTACTCCTGCTCGGCACGGGCCAGCACGGCTTCGTGCTGGCGCCAGAAGTCCACGCCACGTGCCACGCGGGCGTCGGTCAGGAACATCGGGCGATATTCCTTCCACTGTTTAACGCGTTCGGCGGGCCGGGAGATGGCGTCGAGGATCGCCTGCTTGCGCTGGGCTTCACGAAACACGCCCATCAGTTGTTCACCGGCGAAACCATAGTCACGGGTCATCTCACCGACAAACTCGGCGACCTGGGGCGAACCGTCATAGTCGCCGGCCTGCGCTTCCTGCACAGCGGCTCCCAGCAGGCCCAGCAGGCCCATCCAGGACACGTGCCGAGCCGCCCAGCCGCGCATTACTTGCATTGACATCTTCACCTTATTCAAACCTGTGCGATCCACTTACGATGGGTATGGATCGACATCAAAACCCCAAACGCTGACATCAATGTCACCAGCGAAGTTCCGCCGTAGCTAATGAACGGCAACGGCACCCCAACCACCGGCAACAGGCCACTGACCATACCGATGTTGACGAAAACGTAAACAAAAAACGTCATGGTGAGGCTGCCGGCGAGCAATTTGCCGAACAGCGTCTGCGCCTGGGCGGTAATCACCAGGCCACGACCGATCAGCAGCAAGTAAATCAGCAACAGTGCGCAGATGCCCACCAGGCCGAACTCCTCCCCCATCACCGCGATAATAAAGTCGGTGTGGCTTTCCGGCAAAAAGTCCAGGTGCGACTGGGTGCCCAGCAGCCAGCCCTTGCCGAATACGCCGCCGGAACCAATGGCCGCCTTGGACTGGATGATGTTCCAGCCGGTGCCCAGCGGGTCGCTCTCCGGATCGAGGAAGGTAAGGATTCGCTGCTTCTGATAGTCGTGCATGAAAAAGAACCACATGGCCACGGCCACCGGCACGGCGGCGGCCAGCACGCTGAGGATCCAGCGCCAGCGCAGCCCACCCATGAACAGCACGAACGCACCGCCCGCGAGGATCAACAGCGACGTGCCGAGGTCGGGCTGGCGCACGATCAGGATAAACGGCACGCCAATCAATATCAGGCTGATGCCCACGTGCTTGAGTTGGGGCGGCAATGTGCGTTTTGACAGGTACCAGGCAATGGTCGCCGGCATCAAAATCTTCATGAATTCCGACGGCTGGAAGCGAATCACCCCCGGGATATTGATCCAGCGGGTCGCGCCCATGGCGTTGTGGCCCATGACATCCACCACCACCAGCAGCAACACGCCGGCGACATAACCCAGCGGCACCCAACGCGCCATGAAGCGCGGCTCGAGCTGGGCGATCACCACCATCGACAACAGGCCCAGGCCAAACGAGGACGCTTGCTTGATCAGCAGGTCCCAGTTCTTGC
Proteins encoded:
- the arfA gene encoding alternative ribosome rescue factor ArfA — protein: MSKKPSKHGPNKAKSIIAQPLFRSRQERAGKGKGSYRREAFQSNSWEASYFLAA
- a CDS encoding lytic murein transglycosylase → MPSSLSRRWHLRQLIAASSLILLVACAEKPTAADAQPLPPLQTAPVAAPAVVAPLAVDNLDIQPTQTFAEWQAGFRVEALKAGITPQVFDTAFANVVPDMAVIRADRSQPEFSRPVWEYLDGALSPLRVRNGQALLVKYADILQRIEDRYGVDRQALVSVWGMESNFGQFQGNNSVIRSLATLAYEGRRPAFAQAQLLAALQIIQHGDIAADQMKGSWAGAMGQTQFIPTTYNTHAVDFDGDGRRDIWNSPADALASTAHYLQSSGWQKGQPWGFEVQQLPLNFDYALADGSVRKTVGEWLKLGIQVPPGASVPANVDQLSAALLLPAGYRGPAFLVLDNFRAILKYNNSSSYALAVGLLSERFGGGGMIRGSWPKDELPLTRSQRIDLQTVLSANGYDAGNPDGIIGANTRKAIRAAQQSLGWPADGYPTVKLLESLQSR
- a CDS encoding S66 peptidase family protein; the encoded protein is MTTQLTTCAVPALRAEGVIGLIAPAGPAELDIDKATQWMRARGYTLLVFPGVGQRDGYLAGSDDVRLNDLHAAFADPAIDAIFCLRGGYGTPRLLDRLDFDLLRANPKPFVGYSDITALHLAINRYAGFVTFHGPMFKADLLGEKQQPTESSLFSMLRGQVKAGSQLTHPVAYPLTTVEPGIACGRLLGGNLSMIAAVMGTAFEIDAEGIILFIEDINEPLYRIDRLLTHLRLAGKLAQVAGVVVGDVAGVDSAALERLLKETFEPLCIPVLAGWRSGHCNPNLTLPMGARVRLDAGEKRLVLEQDVVFKA
- the lipA gene encoding lipoyl synthase — translated: MTTDAVQTMIPTLDITERPAPRAKVEAGVKLRGAEKVARIPVKIIPTTELPKKPDWIRVRIPVSPEVDRIKSLLRKHKLHSVCEEASCPNLGECFSGGTATFMIMGDICTRRCPFCDVGHGRPKPLDVNEPESLAIAIADLKLKYVVITSVDRDDLRDGGAQHFADCIREIRKLSPNVMLETLVPDYRGRMDVALEITAAEPPDVFNHNLETVPRLYKAARPGSDYQWSLTLLQKFKQMMPHIPTKSGLMLGLGETDEEVIEVMKRMREHDIDMLTLGQYLQPSRSHLPVQRFVHPDVFAWFAEEGYKMGFKNVASGPLVRSSYHADEQAKLVKASLVS
- the lipB gene encoding lipoyl(octanoyl) transferase LipB; its protein translation is MSQTLGFRELGQMAYEPVWHAMQRFTNERGTEAPDEIWLVEHPPVFTQGQAGKAEHLLLPGEIPVVQVDRGGQVTYHGPGQLVAYLLLDVRRLGFGVRELVSRMESCLIELLGSYGVTAAAKPDAPGVYVDGAKIASLGLRIRHGCSFHGLALNVDMDLAPFRRINPCGYAGLAMTQLSDHATPLEFAEVSARLRAQLVKHLDYAEQTTLTGGID
- a CDS encoding DUF493 domain-containing protein — translated: MTDTEVKAPKIEFPNVDYPVKVISDTGVGNKDKIIEIVKKHATINHDRVDERQSTNGKYTTIQLHIVATDQDQLYNINSELRATGFVHMVL
- a CDS encoding D-alanyl-D-alanine carboxypeptidase family protein, whose product is MNITTLAKRTCLLLSLIITPAAWAVEMVPASPQLAAKAWVLMDAASGNVLVENNGDQRLPPASLTKLMTAYIATLEIRRGQIGENDPVTVSENAWRTGGSRMFIKVGSQVTVSDLLHGIIIQSGNDASVALSEHIAGSEDAFADMMNKTVADLGMTNSHFMNPTGLPNPEHYSSAHDMAILARAIIRVDPVHYAIYSQKEFFWNNIKQPNRNLLLWRDKTVDGLKTGHTEEAGYCMVSSAVRDGQRLIAVVFGTNSEQARAAETQKLLTYGFRFFETQTFYQKGTELAQAPVWKGATHQVKAGLAEDLTLTMPKGQLKKLAASMTMNPQLVAPIAKGDVIGKVEVKLDDKVIHSADLIALDAVDEGGIFRRVWDSIRLFFYSLFN
- a CDS encoding septal ring lytic transglycosylase RlpA family protein: MPVSPMYKPLKLVAYAALSLLVVSCSTSRAPVQKSGGTAIRSQPGLDINRAHKDGAPWWDVDVSKIPDATPTLHTGPYKANPYTVLGKNYFPLQDSKTYVQSGTASWYGTKFHGQNTANGEVYDLYGMSAAHKTLPLPSYVRVTNLDNNRTVILRVNDRGPFYSDRIIDLSYAAAKKLGYAEIGTARVKVEGIDPAQYWAQRGKPAPLMLNEPQSPQPQVTASAGKIEQWTPPPAQHAPDTVVVPHAAPGASTVGGQYLQVGAFANPDAAELLRSKLSGMVSAPVFISSIVRNQQTLHRVRMGPIGSPSEVAQVQNSVRMANLGQPSVVTAE
- the mltB gene encoding lytic murein transglycosylase B, with translation MQVMRGWAARHVSWMGLLGLLGAAVQEAQAGDYDGSPQVAEFVGEMTRDYGFAGEQLMGVFREAQRKQAILDAISRPAERVKQWKEYRPMFLTDARVARGVDFWRQHEAVLARAEQEYGVPAQVIVAIIGIETFYGRNTGSYRVIDALSTLGFDYPPRAEFFRKELREFLLLAREEQVDPLTLKGSYAGAMGLPQFMPSSFRAYAVDFDGDGHINIWSNPDDAIGSVASYFKRHGWVAGEPVVIRAEVTGDRADEGLTQGIEPARTVGELRALGWSSQNAPRDDMPVTAFRLEGENGPEYWMGLKNFYAITRYNRSVMYAMAVHQLSDMLVQARGVK
- the rodA gene encoding rod shape-determining protein RodA — protein: MRRRATLLQRMHIDGPLLILLLTLAAGSLFVLYSASGKNWDLLIKQASSFGLGLLSMVVIAQLEPRFMARWVPLGYVAGVLLLVVVDVMGHNAMGATRWINIPGVIRFQPSEFMKILMPATIAWYLSKRTLPPQLKHVGISLILIGVPFILIVRQPDLGTSLLILAGGAFVLFMGGLRWRWILSVLAAAVPVAVAMWFFFMHDYQKQRILTFLDPESDPLGTGWNIIQSKAAIGSGGVFGKGWLLGTQSHLDFLPESHTDFIIAVMGEEFGLVGICALLLIYLLLIGRGLVITAQAQTLFGKLLAGSLTMTFFVYVFVNIGMVSGLLPVVGVPLPFISYGGTSLVTLMSAFGVLMSIHTHRKWIAQV